One region of Triticum aestivum cultivar Chinese Spring chromosome 6B, IWGSC CS RefSeq v2.1, whole genome shotgun sequence genomic DNA includes:
- the LOC123133532 gene encoding S-(+)-linalool synthase, chloroplastic, with translation MAAAHAFFSFSSVEPLLAFFTFSSVEPLLHSASRVAGNGGRSGRNHGFFRPSTVICPGREPASHGLSDDFDFQESLMNVQALLHQHPPSGRGLLTTVDHLKRLCIDHYFQDEIDSIVESCADLIHGDDLLDATISLRLMREAGYCVSADNVLRKFANDNGDFNLGLSKDVRVLLSLQDMSHLNMGEPSLYKADEFSSKHLRFAIKYLEPNLARYVRQSLDHPYHVSLMQYKARHHLSYLQNLPTRNMTIENLACAEFQIKKLQHHREMQEVKRWWMDLGLAQDVPAARDQLLKWYMWPMTVLEGFSFSRYRIEITKIISIVYIVDDIFDLVATQEEISLFNEAIKMWDLAAADPLPNYMISCYKALYTITNDIADMVRKEHGANPINHLRKAWATLFDGFMIEGKWLSTNQVPTSEDYLRNGIITSGAPLVFLHLFFMLGHDLTEGNKENIHRVISCPAKIMRLWDDMGSAKDESQEGLDGSYKELYQRENPRGDADEHMLDMIASEWECLNNECFSGMKSTLSHSFITASLNFARMVRVMYGYDNEQKLPILEDYTRMLLF, from the exons ATGGCTGCTGCGCatgccttcttctccttctcctcggtCGAGCCACTGCTTGCCTTCTTCACCTTCTCCTCGGTCGAGCCACTGCTCCATTCGGCTTCACGGGTAGCTGGAAATGGTGGCCGGAGCGGCCGCAACCATGGCTTCTTCCGCCCTTCGACGGTGATATGTCCCGGGCGGGAGCCTGCGTCCCATGGGCTGTCCGATGATTTTGACTTCCAG GAAAGCCTAATGAATGTTCAAGCATTGCTACATCAACATCCACCGAGTGGACGAGGCTTATTGACCACTGTTGATCACCTCAAGCGCCTCTGCATCGACCACTATTTCCAAGACGAGATAGACTCCATCGTGGAGTCATGTGCAGATCTCATCCATGGTGATGATCTGCTTGATGCAACCATTTCATTGAGGTTGATGAGAGAAGCTGGGTATTGTGTTTCGGCAG ACAATGTTCTTCGGAAGTTTGCAAATGATAATGGTGATTTCAACCTTGGGCTCAGCAAAGACGTTAGAGTGCTGCTGAGCTTGCAAGACATGTCACACCTCAACATGGGAGAGCCATCACTCTACAAGGCAGATGAATTCTCAAGCAAGCATCTTAGATTTGCAATTAAGTATTTGGAGCCAAACCTTGCAAGATATGTGAGGCAGTCATTAGACCATCCCTATCATGTGAGTCTGATGCAATACAAGGCAAGGCACCATCTGAGCTACCTGCAGAACTTGCCCACTAGGAACATGACAATTGAGAATCTGGCATGTGCAGAGTTTCAGATTAAGAAGTTGCAGCATCACAGGGAGATGCAAGAGGTTAAGAG ATGGTGGATGGATCTGGGATTGGCTCAAGATGTACCGGCTGCAAGGGACCAACTTCTTAAATGGTACATGTGGCCCATGACTGTCCTAGAGGGTTTCTCCTTCTCTAGATATCGGATCGAGATCACAAAGATCATATCCATAGTCTACATTGTGGATGACATCTTTGATCTTGTCGCCACACAAGAGGAGATCTCACTCTTCAATGAAGCGATCAAAAT GTGGGATCTTGCAGCTGCTGACCCACTTCCCAACTACATGATATCATGTTACAAGGCTCTTTACACCATTACAAACGATATTGCCGACATGGTTAGAAAAGAGCATGGAGCGAACCCTATCAATCATCTCAGGAAAGCT TGGGCAACTCTGTTTGATGGATTCATGATCGAGGGGAAATGGTTATCTACTAATCAAGTCCCTACATCCGAGGACTACCTAAGAAACGGAATCATCACTTCAGGAGCACCACTTGTTTTCCTACATCTTTTCTTCATGTTAGGGCATGATTTAACAGAGGGCAACAAAGAAAACATTCATCGGGTCATCTCCTGCCCTGCAAAGATAATGAGGCTCTGGGACGACATGGGTAGTGCAAAG GATGAATCACAAGAAGGGCTAGATGGATCATACAAAGAGTTATACCAGAGAGAAAATCCTCGTGGTGATGCCGATGAGCACATGTTGGATATGATTGCGAGTGAATGGGAGTGTCTGAACAACGAATGCTTCTCTGGGATGAAGTCAACATTATCGCATAGCTTCATCACGGCATCACTAAACTTTGCGAGGATGGTCCGCGTCATGTATGGCTATGACAACGAGCAAAAACTCCCCATCCTTGAGGATTACACCAGGATGTTGCTCTTCTAA